From the genome of Mycobacterium dioxanotrophicus, one region includes:
- a CDS encoding zf-HC2 domain-containing protein — protein MNCEVAREALSARLDGEREPVPSARVDEHLRECADCRAWRDAVTDQTLDLRRLAERRPTLTALEHSVEHPRRAWLGWRRGALLAVGVVQILLAAVQGLGLSVGLVHDHGMGGGHLLNESTAWSVALGAVMIGAALRPVAAAGLAGVLSVFAAVLTVYVAVDATMGAVTPVRMVTHLPVLLGAVLAVLVWRDASTSGPEPGRHAAEADITLPDNASRGRRRGHLWPTDGAA, from the coding sequence GTGAACTGCGAGGTGGCGCGCGAGGCGCTGTCGGCCCGGCTGGACGGTGAGCGTGAGCCCGTGCCGTCGGCGCGCGTCGACGAGCACCTGCGCGAGTGCGCCGACTGCCGCGCCTGGCGCGACGCCGTCACCGATCAGACGCTCGACCTGCGCCGCCTGGCCGAACGCCGGCCCACGCTCACCGCGCTCGAACACTCCGTCGAGCATCCCCGGCGAGCGTGGCTGGGCTGGCGGCGCGGGGCGCTGCTCGCGGTCGGCGTGGTGCAGATCCTGCTCGCGGCCGTCCAGGGCCTCGGGCTGAGCGTCGGGCTGGTCCACGACCACGGCATGGGCGGCGGGCACCTGCTCAACGAGTCGACGGCGTGGTCGGTCGCGCTCGGCGCGGTGATGATCGGCGCGGCGCTGCGGCCCGTCGCGGCCGCCGGCCTGGCAGGAGTGTTGAGCGTGTTCGCCGCGGTGCTGACGGTGTACGTCGCCGTCGACGCGACGATGGGCGCGGTCACGCCGGTGCGGATGGTCACGCATCTACCCGTGTTGCTCGGTGCGGTCCTCGCGGTTCTGGTCTGGCGGGATGCGTCGACATCAGGACCGGAACCCGGACGGCATGCGGCCGAAGCGGATATCACCTTGCCGGACAACGCTTCCCGAGGCCGTCGGCGTGGCCATCTGTGGCCGACCGACGGCGCTGCCTAA
- a CDS encoding DUF5134 domain-containing protein — MIGDLFLRWIVTALFVVSALECGYAIVTGHRAWTHVVGHLLHFVMAVAMAVMAWPRGAALPTTGPMVFFAAATVWFVAITVATARHRAVAGYHAFMMLAMAWMYAVMNGRLLPGQPMSGHHDAPASAMAMDMPGMDMSAAAGASSGPGYPGWIDAVDWLCTVVFAAAAVWWLYRYFAARQADPAHPQFGTACQAMMAAGMAVMFGVML; from the coding sequence GTGATCGGGGATTTGTTCCTGCGCTGGATCGTCACGGCGTTGTTCGTCGTCAGCGCGCTGGAATGCGGGTATGCCATCGTCACGGGCCACCGGGCCTGGACACATGTGGTGGGGCATCTGCTGCACTTCGTCATGGCGGTGGCCATGGCGGTGATGGCGTGGCCGCGCGGCGCGGCGCTGCCGACCACGGGCCCGATGGTGTTCTTCGCCGCGGCCACGGTGTGGTTCGTGGCGATCACGGTCGCGACGGCAAGGCACCGCGCCGTCGCCGGGTATCACGCGTTCATGATGCTGGCGATGGCATGGATGTACGCCGTGATGAACGGCAGACTGCTGCCGGGTCAGCCGATGTCGGGGCATCACGACGCCCCGGCGTCGGCGATGGCGATGGACATGCCCGGCATGGACATGTCCGCCGCCGCCGGGGCGTCGTCGGGCCCGGGTTATCCCGGCTGGATCGACGCCGTCGACTGGCTGTGCACTGTGGTGTTCGCGGCCGCTGCCGTGTGGTGGCTGTACCGGTATTTCGCTGCGCGCCAGGCTGATCCGGCTCATCCTCAGTTCGGTACCGCGTGCCAGGCCATGATGGCCGCTGGGATGGCGGTGATGTTCGGGGTGATGCTGTAA